The sequence TGACGCTGTGCAGCGCCCTCATTCCCTTTGCCAATACTTTTTATGCCGGCTACGCGGCCCAGCGCCAGCAACTGATAGACAACACCCTGGAAGCCAACTATGCCTATGCCACCAAGCTGGCCAAGAGCACGGATGACTTTCTGCAGTCCGCCCTGCAGCAGCTGGCCTATACGGCCCAGCTGCTGTCCACGCACATGGACAGCCCCGAACAGCTGTCCAGCGAGGCCACGCGCCTGCGCTTGCAGACCAAGAGCTTCAACTCCATCACCATCCATGACGCCAGCGGCCTGGTGCTTGCCACCTCGCCCGAAGCACTGAAGCTCAAGGGCCGCACGCTGTACAGCGATGTGGTGCGGGAGTCGATTGCCACGCAAAAGCCGGCGATCAGCGAGCCCTATATGGCGTCCACCGGCAACTTCATTGTCTTGCTGACCCACCCGGTGTTCAGCCCCCAGGGCCAGTACCTGGGCGCCGTGGCAGGCAGCGTCTACCTGAAGCAGGAAAACATTCTCGACCGCCTGCTGGGCACGCATTTCTACAAGGACGGCTCCTACCTGTACGTGGTGGACAAGTCCAAACGCATCATCTACCACCCCAATAGCGACCGGATCGGCATGGTGGTCGATGGCAACCCCGCCATCGATCAGGTGGTGAAGGGGGATTCGGGCAAGGTTGCCAGCACCAACAGCCAGGGCACGGCCATGCTGGCCGGATTTTCCGTGGTGCAAAGCACGGGCTGGGGCATCATCTCGCAGCGCCCCAAGGCGTCGACCCTGGCCCCGCTGGACCGGCTGGTGCGCCATATGTGGCAGCAGACTCTGCCCATGGCCGTGGTCATGCTGCTGGTGATCTGGTGGAGCGCCCACCGCATTGCCAGCCCGCTGCGCCAACTGGCCAACGGCGCCCGCACCATGGACCGGCCGGAGACGGCACAGAACATCCAGTCCGTCTCCTCCTGGTACTACGAAGCGCAGGAGCTGAAAAAAGCCCTGCTGGTGGGCATAGGCCTTTTGCACCAGAACATCTCCAAGCTGCGCCAGGATGTGCACACCGACCCGCTGACCGGCCTGGGCAACCGCCGCCATCTGGATGCGGCCCTGGCCAACCTGGAAGCCAACCAGACGCCGTTCTCGGTGGTGGCCGTGGACATCGACCATTTCAAGCATGTCAACGACAGCTTTGGCCACGGCGTGGGGGACACCGTGCTCAAGCAGCTGGCCGTGCAGATGCGCGAAGTCTCCCGCGCCCACGACCTGCCTTGCCGCGTAGGCGGAGAGGAGTTTGTGCTGCTGCTGCCCAACGCCTCCTGCCACATCGCCGCCCAAGTGGCCGAGCGCCTGCGCCGTCTGGTAGAGGCCACCGAGCTGCCCACCGTGGGCCGCATCACCATCTCGCTGGGGGTGGCCGGCTGGCCCGAAAACTCCAGCAGCATCCCCTCGGTGTTTACCTACGCCGACGAGATGCTCTACGCCGCCAAGCGCAACGGCCGTAACCGCGTCGAAATCTACGAGGCCAAGGAAGCACAGAGCTTGCCGGCTGAGTGAAGAGGAACGGGCTGCGCGTGCCTGACCTGCCAGGCACGCCGCCCTCGGCCTCAATCCAGCCGTACACCTGCCTGTTCGATGATGGCGCCCCAGCGCCGTGCCTCTTCACGGGCCAGGGTATAGAACTGGGTGGGCGTGCCGGCCAGTGGCTCCATGCCCAGCTCCTGCATGCGCAGCACCACGGCGGGGCTGGCCAGGGCCTGGTTGAGCAGCCCGTTGAAGCGCTGCACCACGGCATCGGGCAGGCCGGCCGGGCCCAGCACACCTTGAAAAGCATAGACCTCGGCACCGCTGACGCCGGCTTCGGCCAGCGTGGGCACATCAGGCAGGGCTTTCAGGCGCTGGGCCGAGCCCACGGCCAGGGCGCGCAGCTTGCCGGTTTGCATCAGCGGCAGGCCGGCCGCCAGGTCCAGAAACATGCAGGGCAGCTGGCCCCCCATCACATCCGCCACGGCAGGTGCGGCGCCTTTGTAGGGCACATGGGTGAGGCGCACGCCCGCGCGCTGCTGGAACAGCTCCATGGCCAGGTGGTGGGGCGAGCCATTGCCGGGTGAAGCGTAGTTGATCTGCCCCGGCTGTGCACGGGCCTGCTGCAGCAGCTGGGCCAGGGTCTGCGCCGGAAAAGCCGGGTTCACCACCAGCACCAGCGGAAAGCGGCTGATGCCGCCGATATAGCTGAAGTCCTTGGCGGGGCTGAAGGGCAGCTTGCGGAACAAATGCTCGTTAAAGGCCAGCACCGCGTTGTCGGCCGACATCAGGGTGTAGCCGTCAGCCCGGGCCGTGGCCACCTGCTGGGCCGCAATATTGGTGGCGGCGCCGGGCTTGTTCTCGATGACGATGGCCTGGCCCAGTGCCGGGCGCATGGCCTCGGCCACGGTGCGGGCCAGCACATCGGTGCCGCCCCCGGGCGGATAAGGCACCAGCCAACGCAGGCTTTGGCGCGGCCAGGCGCTGCTGCCCCCTGCGGCCTGCGCCCATGCGGTGTGAGAAAGAAATCCACCTGCCGCCGCTGCGGTGCGGGCCAGCCACTGTCTGCGATCCATATCGTGCTCCTGCGGATGCGATATCCGCCCATGACAGCCATGGTGCAGCAACTTTGTTTTGATAGCAGCCCGCGCTTGTCGCTATTGCATTTCAGGCGTTTTTGCTTCAGCAATGGCTGCACGGGACTGCGCCGTTGGAGCAGGCCAGGACACGCGCTGCACTGCAAAGCCCTGTGCCGCCAGCAGTGCCGGCAGGCCCTGCGGCCCCGTCAGATGCAGCGACCCTACCGCCACAAACGGGGTTTCTCCGGCCCGCAGCTGCGCCGCAATCTGCGCGGCCATGGCCTGGTTACGTACCTGAATCCGCTGAACCAAGTTGGCCCTTTCCTGGTCGGATCCCACGCAATGGCACCACTGAAAATAGGTTTCCAGCAGATTGAGCCTGCCATCCGCCCAGATCTGTGTCAGCTGGGCCACGCCTTGGGCAGTGGCTCCGCTTTCCAACTGTTCCAGGCCAAAGCGCACACTGTTTTGCAAGGCCTCTGGCTCATCCGTCATCAGCGCACGCAACTGCTGCTCCGGCGCCTCCAGCGACAGAATTGGTTTGCCCAGCTTCTGGGCCACACCCGCCAGCATCATGTCTACGCCATAGTCCGGATAAATACCCTGCCTGCGGGCCGACAGTGTCACCAGCTTCAAGATCAGGGCATCAGGCCGCATCTGCT comes from Comamonas sp. GB3 AK4-5 and encodes:
- a CDS encoding diguanylate cyclase codes for the protein MDLRRLILVLTLCSALIPFANTFYAGYAAQRQQLIDNTLEANYAYATKLAKSTDDFLQSALQQLAYTAQLLSTHMDSPEQLSSEATRLRLQTKSFNSITIHDASGLVLATSPEALKLKGRTLYSDVVRESIATQKPAISEPYMASTGNFIVLLTHPVFSPQGQYLGAVAGSVYLKQENILDRLLGTHFYKDGSYLYVVDKSKRIIYHPNSDRIGMVVDGNPAIDQVVKGDSGKVASTNSQGTAMLAGFSVVQSTGWGIISQRPKASTLAPLDRLVRHMWQQTLPMAVVMLLVIWWSAHRIASPLRQLANGARTMDRPETAQNIQSVSSWYYEAQELKKALLVGIGLLHQNISKLRQDVHTDPLTGLGNRRHLDAALANLEANQTPFSVVAVDIDHFKHVNDSFGHGVGDTVLKQLAVQMREVSRAHDLPCRVGGEEFVLLLPNASCHIAAQVAERLRRLVEATELPTVGRITISLGVAGWPENSSSIPSVFTYADEMLYAAKRNGRNRVEIYEAKEAQSLPAE
- a CDS encoding Bug family tripartite tricarboxylate transporter substrate binding protein, with protein sequence MDRRQWLARTAAAAGGFLSHTAWAQAAGGSSAWPRQSLRWLVPYPPGGGTDVLARTVAEAMRPALGQAIVIENKPGAATNIAAQQVATARADGYTLMSADNAVLAFNEHLFRKLPFSPAKDFSYIGGISRFPLVLVVNPAFPAQTLAQLLQQARAQPGQINYASPGNGSPHHLAMELFQQRAGVRLTHVPYKGAAPAVADVMGGQLPCMFLDLAAGLPLMQTGKLRALAVGSAQRLKALPDVPTLAEAGVSGAEVYAFQGVLGPAGLPDAVVQRFNGLLNQALASPAVVLRMQELGMEPLAGTPTQFYTLAREEARRWGAIIEQAGVRLD
- a CDS encoding TraB/GumN family protein, with the translated sequence MALQARDRGFLWRVDHQGRTAWLYGTLHVASLRRSLPGPTVREALRSAGSLALELNLQDPALLRPVQDGMTARPDAQPLPQDLADRLAAQLQAACLPASLQQQMRPDALILKLVTLSARRQGIYPDYGVDMMLAGVAQKLGKPILSLEAPEQQLRALMTDEPEALQNSVRFGLEQLESGATAQGVAQLTQIWADGRLNLLETYFQWCHCVGSDQERANLVQRIQVRNQAMAAQIAAQLRAGETPFVAVGSLHLTGPQGLPALLAAQGFAVQRVSWPAPTAQSRAAIAEAKTPEMQ